The following is a genomic window from Corvus hawaiiensis isolate bCorHaw1 chromosome 5, bCorHaw1.pri.cur, whole genome shotgun sequence.
TCCCAAATCCTGAGATGTTGTATTTTACAACAGTAGTGGAGAACCACCTACTGGAAATAATGCTTCTTGCAGTGCAATCCACGATTCCTTCATGTCTGTTGTATCTTTTCGAATTTCCATCCCAAATGAAAAATGGCTCTGAGGAGCCATTTctaaaacaaacaataaaaaggaaaaaacacacaaacaagtTTGCAGCCAATTCCAGAATAGGGGCAGaaaataagaagagaaaaatcatcTTCCAAATGTCAAGCAGGAATCAGAGTAATGATGCTGTAAGCTCATACTGTGCTAAGGAAAACACACAGTTATGACATATAAGGGACTACACTAAAATACTTCATTGTTACTGAAACATACTACAatcaatttgatttttttttccttgataaaGTATTACATTTCTTATGTAAGTTTgagggtttttggtttttttttcctgcaggaaacaAGAGGAATGAGGGAGCTGTATTTTAAGAATAAggcacagtaaaaaaaataattagtcaTTAGTCAATATACTAGGGCAGTATTTTCTCTTAAGTTCTGCCTCTACCTGCCAGGCCGTGGGAGATTTGTCACCATGATAATAGAAAGCATCTTGTCAACAGCAACACTGCCAATATTGTGATGAATATCCAGACATGATACTTGAGTTCAGAAAAATAGGACATTAGTTAAAAGTATAATAAAAATGCTGATAAACTAACTTCTTTATTAGCTGCAGAATTGCAATACAGATTGATAATATATATTCATCACACAGAGAGCTTCCATCAAACTGTTGTAGATTGTTTCCAAAGTGATTTCATTTGTGGATATACAGTCAAGCAGCTCATGGTAGAAATGGGAGAAAAGTTCTGCTCTAATAGGCAGTCTTACACTCACCTCTTTCACTCACTCAGTATTGTCCAGAACTATTTCCTTGATATGAGGGAATCTGCTGGAGAtaacaaaaatactttcattgAAACATCTTTATTTTGAAGCTTTTCCAGTTACTTAGTTCCTTTTCTAGATTACAGAGAGATTAATGGATCATTGAAAAGGATACatgtgtccttttttttttttttaagcaaaattcaTTAGTACAAGTCCTAATATGGGAGATATGGTGGCTAACTACATTTCCATGTTGTACCAGTAGAATGTTTCTCTAGCAGGATCAGTTATAAGGCACATGTAAATGCTTAATGCTTTTGCTTTAGAAACGCAGTGTaatggaaacactgaaaatgctgGGGTTTTCCATTTTGACAAGGGACAATACCCCCCCAAGTGAAAGTCAAATAAACAATACCAGCTTCGCTGAAATAGAAATTCTGAGTGTGTTATCCAAGTCCAGTCTCCTGAAGGACTAACagcttcctcgtgaggggaagaggaagggaaggcgctcatctcttctctgtggtgaccagtgacaagACCCGAGGGAATGTCCTGAAGttgcatcaggggaggtttaggttggatattaggaaaagttttTTTACCCAGCAGGAgactgggcactggaacaggctccccagggaagtggtcacagcaccaagcctgacagagctcaggaaGTATTTAGACAACACTCTTGGGCACAGAGTGTAACTcttgggatgtcctgtgcatGGCCAGAGTTGGATCTTGAAGGGTTGcatccaactcagcatattctatgattctaacaACTTCTGTTAAATACCAAGCACAGCGCACAGGCTTCCACGCACAACTATTGTTTTTTAAACGCCAAACCCTCTAGTTATATTTTTTCGCCCAAAGGAAAGTACAAAGAACCTAGATGCATAAACTCCATGCCACAAATCAAGGAGCAAAACACGCCAAAGGCCGACAGGAACAGAGTAGTCGATACTGCTCCAAACGAGGGCAAGATCTGATCCTTGTCCACGCTTAGGGTTTCGACGTGATTTTACTCGTCTTCCAACCAGGCAAAAGCATTTACAGAGTTCATCGCTGTTTtcgtattttattttataagaaaaatatgCTCCGCGATTCCCCACCGTCCGCAGAACAGCAGCGGATGCGCCCCAGTCCCTCATGGGGCGCGGCGGTGCAGGGCGGGGCCCTGTTGGGAAAACTACTACTCCCAGGAGGCACTGCCGCCGGCCCCTGGGGCGCCACCCGTCCCTCGCGCAATGCACGCTGGGAGTTGGAGTTTCTTCGCACCCGGCTCTTTCCCCGAGCGCCCCGGCGGTTGCGCGGGGGATCCTCAGGCGCCCAGCGGCCTGGGTCGGGCGGGGCGCGCGCAGTGCGGAGGGGCCTGGGCGGGCGGAGGTTACCAGGTAACGGTGAGTGTCTGTCTGTATCCCTCCGCCAAGGACCGCCCCCCGTGCCCCCGGCGGAGTGGCGGCCAAGATGGCGGCGGTGGCTGAGGCAGGAGCGCTCTGAGCGCCTCCGCCGGCCCTGTTCCGCCGCGTCGGGCGAAGCGAGGCCGCGCCGCTCCTCCGCTGTCCGAAGGCGAAACGCTCGTCCGGGGAGCCCGGGCCCCGCAAGTGGCGGCcggcgggggaggaggagcCAGGCCGGGTGACCTCCCCTCTGGCGCGGGGTGAGCTGCCTTCTCCTGCCCCTCGCGCGGTGCGCTGCCCCTTCCACGTCCCTTTCCCGTGGTGGCGGCGAGGCCGCGCTGGTGCAGTGGGGCAGGGCGGCCAGGAGCGGGCAGTGGGCTCGGAGGCAGGTCCGGGACGGCGGGGAAACcgtgcggcggcggcgggctgTGCGGGCCGCGCCCCTCGCACAGGGCAGGGCGCGTTATCCGCTCTCCAAGGAGACGCCGCCGCGTTCGCGGCAGCGGAGGCGCCTTGACCAGAGCCCGCCTACCCACGCACCCCGCGGCGCCCGGGCTTTGGCGCCGGGAAGGAGCGGGATTTCCTCCCGCCGCCTCCGGGCCGGGACCGCCTCGCCCGCCTCAGGCAGCGAGTGGTTCGGCCGGCAGAGGCGCCGGGTCATCGCTCGCTCGCCGGCCCCGTTGGCGGCAACGAGATCCGCCGGGCCTGAATTCGGTGCCCGCCGTGGGATCGGAGCAGGTCGGGACGGCAGAGCCTGCGGGTGCTGGGAAGGCCCCGGCGCTGGAAGCTGGAAGTGCCGGGCGTACCGCCCCTAGCCTGGGTGTGTGAGTGTGCGGCTCGTGTGAGCGCTGTCCGGTGCGGCAGGAGAGGATTCGCTCTGTTGACTGCTCCTGTATGATGATGTTGTATGGTTTGCTTTGAATGAGTTAATGCCCAGTGAGGAACGCACgtcttaaaaagaaatgtttgggCCCATTTTCTGCCTTTATGGCGCTTTGATGGCTTTTTGCAAGTTTCTGTTTTcgtttaatattttttttttttcaaaacttttctcTTTGCAGTATTAGGTGCTCTAGAGAGCTCTTGTATTCATGTGAATGCtgtaggaagaaattctccGGAGCATctttattttagagaaaaaagtcttttgaaGTACATAGCTTGGTTTTGCTTGCATGCTAAGTAGTATTTCTTCTGTGCGATCTGCATATTGCTGTTATATGTACAGAATATGTTTTGACTATAATCTTACATGCTTCAATTATAATGCTACATGTTATCTGAAGTTactatttctgtaaaaaatataCTTGaaagtcttctcttttttccccaaattcctgGTGAATGTTGTAAGGCAATAGGTACATGCTCACATAGCTTTTATACAGATCCTATAACTTGCAAGAACCAGAAACTGGCAATGGGTTGCtgtagatagatagacagatagataATAGGAAGATAGCAAAGCTTTtagaagagggtttttttgtagaaaGAGCtggtaaaatgaaaacaaagaaaaaatacatgttgATGAAATGTGTATGTGGAGGTGGAAAGCACAGCTTCAtgtgaaagagaagaaaaaacctggCTGAACCTCTTTGTGTTTTTCAACTGAGTTAAAGAGGTAAAATACCAGCAGAGCTCTCTGATCTTAAACTTGTTTGAATATAGTTCATTTGGAGGTATCAAAGACTATAATATGAATGTTTAGAAACTTTCCCTTTGGGAAGGGCACAGTTCTGctaaaacactttaaaatccGCTTGCTGGAAATAATGACGATACTGTTATTTTTGAGCTGTATTTATCAGGGCATGTTGGTGTATGCCCAGTCTTCTTGTTTGAGAATATTGTTATTCAGAGTATTCCTTCTGGGGCAGGGAATTTACTTCAGAGGTAGTGAGGGTCTCCTATAGCAGAGATAGTTGAGAACAGTTTTTGTGaaagttttaagaaaaagaaatgtgagtAGTTACTTGTATTATGTAAAAAGCAATACTGCCACCTCTTTTTacagtgggaagcagggaaaaacTACTTTGCTACAGTTTTAGTAGAATTATATAACATGATGATGAGGAAAGGGCTTACAGAATTGAACTGTAAACCCAGATGGCCTCTAATCTTCCTCATTATGCTCAGTGACATAGGTCAGGATACAGTGTCTGTTGAAATGTTGGATCTTGCCCATCTACAAAGCTGAACAGTTTATCGGTAACTGAAGAAAGTTCTTTAAAATCATGGCTGTTTTTAAACTGATAACGATGCATTTGCTTTAAACACTTGGAAATTTTAGCATGAGCTTTCCTGTCAACTTTTTATAGGATGCTTGTGTTTCtacatgaaaataaacaaaatgtgAAAGGGCACATTGTGTTCTAATTTTCCAGCTGACTCAGACAGATTACCTGAAAGTTGCACAGAAGGTCCTTGAACCAATATATCGTTTTTGTATAGTCATAAGGTTAGGCCTATCAAGAAGTTTATCCAGTTCTAAacgtctgggtttttttttttcaaattttggtATTCTTTGTTGGCCATCTAGTTCATAGGTGGTACCTTCTGGTTGCATGGCCTAGTGGGCACTTCTGCTGGGATGAAGAAGGGAGTTTGAATTCTTGTGCAGGGATAGTAGGGCAAAGTTCCCAAAGTAGCAGGCACTTACACCTGTTACGCTTACACCTGTGTTATGGTTATGGCTGTGAGATGCAGAAGCGGAATGACTCCTGACTGTGTTACTGTGACCTAGACTGGCACACTGCCGAGTGGAGATGTGGTTATGGTGTGAGGAGCATACCTGGTAAATCCCATTTCCTTTATGATTTAGTAATGGGCTGTGTTAGTATAGGAATACTGCTTTGTGCAAGTGCGCCTACTGAGAGAGCTGTACTGTGTGATTTTGATTGAACCCTCTACCTAAGCAAGATAGGTGTACTAAGACAGCTTTTAAACTTAGTTCAAGattaatctgtttttctttctggaactgatattaaaaaaacccaacaaacttcTTAGATACTTCCTAATCTTGAGTTTCAGGTGATTTATTCACCTGCACTCTGTGAAAATTAATAGTAGATAATTGCAGTAAAATGTTGAGAAACTGGTTCCTATcgatttttatgtttttgttttttcagttaaGGTTAGAATTATGTCCTAACATAGTGGTGGAAATGAGCTGGAAAAAGTAAATCTCTGCAAGACCGCTTTTCTTCTTAATCTGTAGCAGTTCTTCATAGGTAAAGTTTGTAGCTTTGTGCAGTGGAATTGTGCCAGCAGCACTTAGCAGATATAGTTATGTATTCTTCACCTTTTGGAACAGGCTCATCTAATTTTACTGTCATAAAGGAATACTTTTTCTGATCTTTcaattttaacatttctttttatttctaatgtcAAAACaggaactgaaaatgaaaactttgaACATTTAAGTTGTTTTATATTGCACAGAGTGACACTGATAGAGAGCAGCAAAGCGCTACAAAACccacattattttgttttggtagaAACTGTAATGTTAGTGGCAGGTCATTCACTGCTTAAATAGCTTAATGTGGGGCAATGAAGGTAAATCAAGGTAAAATCCTTTTACTGACATctgttttccttgtattttttcaAGTGTGTCATTCAGTGCTCTGTTGTCAGCATCTCAGTCTTAAAATGAATGTGAAAGTTTGACATACTGGGTCTCCAGAGTCACTAATTATATCGAATAGATGTCACCCTGTGCCTGAAAGTGTAGGCTTTATGAATTACAAAGCAGTCTTTCCAAGCACTGTATAGTTTGTTTTAAAGTGAGGGCAATTGAgatcctcaaaaaaaaaaagttactttctTAGATCAGAGGTTAAAAAGCCCTACTttttactactactactactactttattttaatgaatgttTAGAAACTTTCCCTTTGGGAAGGGCACAACAACTactacttctttatttttttaatgccagtTTCTTTGTTCTTCTCATCGATACATTTCTAGTAACACAGTTTAGTAAATGCGGAGTTCAGTTTCCTAAACAGCTTCGTGTTTGCGTTTTATAATGAATATGTAGTTGTCTTCTCAGATCGTGAATCTTTAACTATGTAAACTGATTTTAATGCAGCACATTTCTTTCAACTATTTCTTTTAGATTGTTTTTATTGATTGCTTGTCATGGCAACAGGAGGTGGTCCCTTTGAAGAAGGCATGAATGATCAGGACTTGCCCAGTTGGAGCAATGAGAGCCTTGATGACCGGCTGAACAACACggtaaaattattcttttctttctgttgccaTTTGATGCTGTACATTAGAATTACCAGATAGATTGTGTTAGTGGCAGGTAACAATGCAAACCTGTAAGCCTTGTCAGTACAGCTTTACAGGTAAATACCTGGAAAAATGGAGGTAGATGTAAGTAGGCAATGAGTAAAATTCAGAGATTGTGAGGTCTGTAGAGGTATTTATGGCAAACGTTTTGGGTAAATAAAGTAGCTAGACACAAAATCATTGTAGGTGTCATGAAAGTGAAAgccataatttaaaatttctgaacTCCTAAAAGTGAAAGGGTCCgcaacaaagaagaaaaaatacaactgcagcttcatttgaaattaatttaatgcaTTTAGGATGAAATGGATTTAAAATTTCCCAACAAGCTATTCTTAATTATGCAGTGgaggaaattttattttgtaaagtgACATTTGCTCTAGAAAATTCAGTTCATATTTCAATATGGCTTACTATTTTTACTTCTAAAAGAGAAGTAAACTCTCTCACAGGgtgaaaacatttgctttttgtctgtgtggataacaaatataattttttattctctctccttccccttaaggACTGGGGAAGtcaacagaagaaagcaaacagatcttcagaaaaaaacaagaaaaagcttAGTGGGGAAGGTGAAACGAGACTTACTAATGAAATATCTCCAGAATCTTCACCTGGAATGGAACGACAGAAGACCAGAACTTCTCATAGTTTTCCTCATGCTCGATACATGACTCAGATGTCCGTTCCAGAGCAGGCTGAACTAGAAAGGCTTAAACAAAGAATAAACTTCAGTGATCTGGATCAGGTTTGTGTGAATACTAGGTCCCACTAGAAATGTGACTACAAAATGTATTGAGTTATCTCTTTAACAATGTGACAGATGAGTAAAGAATCCTTTCATAGATGATtaaggtaaaaaagaaaagcttataGGCGCCATGACAACCAAATcaaaattctggttttgaacttcagaaaataaaggaaagttCAGGACCATGGCTTTCCCTTGTTCAAGAGTGTGCTAGCTGTCTTCACTTCCTTGCTCTCAGCCGTTAACAAATCTCTATGTCCTTGGAGCAGTATTTCTTACTCATGGTGCTTGTCTGCCACTTGAAAATACCTGTTACATTATTTTGAAAGTCTGTTCTTGAACTGCCAGTTTGTGATCCTGAACATTGTTATCcttgtggattaggcagaggaGTATCATTAAAAACTGCTCCTCAGTAGAGTGTAGAGAATTTTATGGGACAAATTCTTGAGCCATAACTActtttttgaaaatacagcGCATTCATCCTTCCCTTGTCCAAAACCAATGAAAAGTATGAGGGATTAATTCTTTCATAGCAAGGTATGAATTTGTGTTAACAGTTTCAGAACCGAGGCTAGTTCATCTTGCCCAAAGGTTGTTGCTAACTTCCTTGGTTGTGAAGATTCTTTCCATCATGATTCACTGTGTTGAGTTACAATTTAAAGGCTGGGCATAACTTCCTCCTTAAATGTATTTTAGGGCAGCACTTCACTATTCACAAGGTTctaaagaaaagctgaagttcTGAGGTATTATATTCTGCACAGGAATATGTTGCTCTTTTATTATTGTTCTTTTCTCAAATGTACCTGGAGAAGTAGAATGCCTTTTGCTACAGTAAAGGTGAAGGTCACAGCAAGAATGAGGAACTAAGTTCTGAGAAACTACAGAACATTTTTGCTTCTCATTGTTCTGGGAGGAtggatttgctttttgaaaactATATGGCAAATATCATTGGCACTGTCTTTAGCTAACTTTTGGCCAGTTGGTGACTAATTAGGTAACTTTAAAATCAGTCTAATAATACTGTAGAAATAGTAATACAAGCGGTGTTGAGAACATAATtggattaaaaaacaaagcaattgttctttcttttgtttgtatATAGAGAAGCATTGGAAGTGATTCTCAAGGCAGGGCAACGGCTGCTAACAACAAACGTCaacttaatgaaaacaaaaaaccattcAACTTCCTGTCACTGCAGATTAACACTAACAAAAGCAAAGATCCTGCCTCAGGTtcccagaaaaaggaaagtgggGTATCAGCACAATGTAAAGAACTGTTTGGAGCTGCTCTAAGCAAGGATTTCTTGCAAAATTGCCAAGTGCCTGCTCAAGAAGATGGAAGGGGAGAACAAGCAATGGATAGTAGCCAGGTATTTACACAGCTTATAAAGTCTACAAAATATCGACTCTTAATTTTTAGTGCTTCTTTCTAAATTTCTTTAAACTATAAATCTTTATTGGAAATATTTAACTTCCTACTCTTCTTAAacttgaagaaaatgtgaaacCAGACTTAATTATCTACTGTTCTTTAGAAATCCAGTTGTTGGTAATAgaagtaattttcattttagaggTTGTTTCTCTTTTATACGGTTCCAGAAAATGCTCTCACAGTTCACTGTTTTCCTATGTTGATGAGCTGAGTTGTGTTTCAGCCTATGTTGACCAGAAGCCCTGTGCTTCAGCCTTGCAACTTCCCGCATGCATAAATCTATCCTTATAAAAGCTGTTGACTTCTAACCACTTGTGGAAGAGTGCTCGTAGGAGTGAAAGTACGAATATGTCCCTCTTTCATTACTTTCTTACTCCTTTGCTGTTGCTATCACTGTGTCTTGTGCGTTGAATAtgttgcagctgcagctgaatgCATTCAGTAACTTCAGTGTCTTTGCAGATTGTGAGCAGACTAGTTCAAATTCGCGACTATATTGCTAAGGCCAGCTCCATGCGGGATGATCTTgtagagaaaaatgaaagatcGGCCAATGTTGAGCGTTTATCACACCTTATAGATGACCTTAAAGAGCAGGAGAAATCCTATCTGAAATTTTTGCAAAAGATGCTTGTAAGTTTGAGAacataatgtatttatttctacACTGTAAGCTTTTTTTAGGAGTTGACCGTTTGTTTTGATGGTGCTACTGAGGGTGTTGGTTTTGGTATGTAGTACCTTCCGTAATTCATTTTTACTGCCCCCTTATATAGCTTTTGATTTGTGccaatgaaatatttcaggctAGAGAAAATGAGGAGGATGATGTTCGGACTATAGATTCAGCTGTGGGATCTGGTTCTGTAGGTGAGAGCACATCGCTAAACATTGATGTGCAGTCTGAGGCTTCAGATACCACGGTAAGCTGCTTTTAGTAATTAAGGTGCTAGAAATGAaggctttattttgtttttttcatgggTCTTATGATAGTGTCATAATCTGCAGTTCAGTTAAAAAATAGTAAATCCCCACACACTCCATTCAGGAGGTGTCCATGCATgtgtggatttatttttttaatacaagaaaaaagTAATGATTCTGTCACAACAAAAATCTAAAGTATCTTTTAAatctttattctttcttcaaAGTACAGTTAAGGATTAAAGGTGTACTTTGGCAGAGAATTCACTGACTTGATACAGGAAGAAATACCTTCCTATACAATTTTTCCTCTCTAGGTTTGTTTCTGTTAGTGGGGAAAATTTTCAGGTGTTGGGTGAGGGGAGGATTAGAAATGTATCATTAGTGGGCCATTATCCAAGCATCTTTCTAGTGATATGGTAGAAGTATTGACCTAATACAGAagtttctctgattttttgGAAGGACGGGCACTTTTTTAGAAAATGTGTTCTGAATTTAGTGCTGAGATAAACAGTCAGTCTTCCTTTCTATTtataaaagtgcttttttttaatatggtaaGCATTTCTTGTAGTAGatacaaaagcattttaataacTTAAGTTTTGTGTCTTCCATTCTATTACACTGAGGAAAAGTACCAGAGAGCGGGTGCTCTTTCTGGCCAGTTAGCACACTGAATGTCCTCTGGATAAGGAGAATTTACctgcttgaaaataaaacagttaaAACATTAAGAAGCTGTTgtaattattttcagctttataaGAACTCTTTCTATCtctgtaaagaaataaaattagagATGTGGAAGATGCacttttaacttaaaaaaaaaatttggaaaatgcagaaaaaggtaTGTTTTTAAACAAGTATCCATGCAAACTTGCATTTGTCttaatatttgcaaaatttGCACTTTAGTTTTTTGTTTGACACTTAATTTTGCATCTAAGCTCTTTTTATATGCAGCTTGAATATTTTACATGCAGAGTGCGTACTTCTGGTCGTATAACGTTGATTGCTATATGGAGCTTTATTGTAACGCAAATTCTAAGACAACTAAAAATGTCTTCATTCTTTAGTAGATGTTATTAGATACTAGTTTTCATTATTTGAGAAGATAAAGTGGGTAGGTTTGTGACTTAAGAATGCATGCTAAGTTAGAGCACATTTTCAAAATCTAACATACTGAACTATTCAATTTAGGAGGTATCTTTTAGTTTGAGCTGTCGGCCCCGCATTGAGGACAAGCTAGGGAATTCAGCTTCACAGGAACAGGTTACAGACATTGATGTTACACCAAGCCCTAAAGGGAAAAGTGAGAGAGCTGCTCTGAATGACAGGGAAATCTGGCCTTGTGGGATTAATAGCCAGGATCATGGATTGCTTTCAAAGGTACACTTCAAAATGTTACTTTAGCCTCAAATAGGGTTTATACAGGCTAGTCTTCCCTGTCCCCCCATCTCCCTTATTAATTGCTTCAAACATATTTGTTACTTACAGTGAATGTTCCCACTGGATTGCTAATCTGTAGCCAGCTGTCTTTTCactgaattaatattttttgcctagaatattttttctttgcatagaGACATTTCAcaactttttcttctgaattgtTAGCATTGAAGTAACTCTGTACAGCAGATGTTGTGATTTTATGTAGATGATCCTTCTAGTTTTGTTGTTCTTCTTGGGAAGACATATTGTAAATGTGACTTTCAGACACTTGGCATGGTTACACTAATAGTCTGCCAATGCACATTTAAACGAATaccaaatacagaaaataaattagaaattagTAACCTTAAGTTGTTCCACGAATGTTTTTGTGTAGctgtttatataaatatttggtTGGAAAGGGGAAGACTTTCAAGGAGCACAGTGTctaaaatgtcttctttttacCCATTATGAGCTTTTCTGTAGCATTGTCCATCctgtgatttaatttttaagaagtcTTAAATTCaatcatttttttccctaaaataaaAGGCTTAAATGTTTTGTCAAACTTACTAATCTAAATGTAGAACTAAgtttgaaaaattattaatgCAGTTTTCATGAACTCAAGCAAATCTGGTACTTTAGATAAAGCCTTGATTATTTAATAGGTGAGTGAGACTGAGACTCAtaccctttttcccttccttccccttgttCCTTCCTGTGCCGATTTCAGTGTGTGATCTATTTTGACTCTACTCTGCTGTTCATGTGGAAGGTGAAAGTTTAACAGGAATGATCAGTGTCAGTTGCAGTGCATCTTTTAGTAACATTTTGAGGACTTCAGAATTCTGGATGTTTTCAACTTTCTCTGCTGGAAAGTTGAGCATTCCTTGGTACCCAGAACTAGTTAGTTAATTAGATGCCTGCTTCTATTCTGGCATTTGATGGAGAGCATTTGGACTGAATTTTCTACTTTAGGAACTTAGTACTCTGTGGATGGAAGATTATGCTTTCAAGTTAGTAGTGTTCTTTGTAAGTGCTtgttattttccattatttcatcTGCAAGGTGCAATAATCCAACTTCAGACAGGATCAGGATCTTAACTGTGGATGTCTcattaaaatacttaatttgAGTAAAAGTTTTGATGCAAATATCCAGCTCCTAATTAGCATAGGATGAGGAAAATAACTGAGTTTTGATATATTTACTGCTCAGCATGCTTTCATTCTTTCAGACTATTGTTTGAAAACAATGTAGAGAGGATTCTGTTCATGTTTTTGTTATGAAATTGATTTACCTAATGCTGTTGTATTCTAGTATTGATGCTATAAATACAGCACAGAGAACTAAATGCTTTATAGGTTAGGAAAGAGTTACTGCCTAAAATTGCCTAAAACATTCTGCTAAAAATTTAGAGATTTTAGGCCAGTAAATCAATTGAGATCTTGTGTTTTATGTAGCTCCATGATACAATGCCTTATCTTGCTTACCTTTACTAGTCTTAAAGGTTAATGCCCTCTGTTATGATTTAAAAGACAGAGGGAGGCTTGGGTTGGTCTTTGGGTCACATTAGGGCAGCTGACTGGCTTTGTAAAGGAAGCTTAAACCCTCAGGAGCTATTAGCACATCTTGGTGGTAGAGGCTGCTTTCTATTGGAtgtctaaattttttttttaaataaaggacTAACAGAAAGGTGAAgctgtttcatttttacttttttccattAACCAGGCTGTTCATTTATAGGCAAGTTGTGCTTGGTTCGACACTTCTTTTACTAGTACTCAACAGATAAATAGTTGTGGTTATGGTAATGTTGCTCCATCTCTTTGCAGGCCAGAGATCCTCAACAGGAAGCTAAAGAGGAGTTGGAGAACTTGAAAAAGCAGCATGATTTATTGAAAAGGATGCTACAACAGCAGGAGCAATTAAAGGCTCTTCAAGGAAGACAGGCAGCTCTTCTTGCTTTGCAGCATAAAGCAGAGCAAGCCATTGCTGTCCTGGATGATTCTGGTATGTGGAATGATGGTGTGTCTTTTATCATGTTAGCATGCTGACTGAATGATTAAAGCTGAAATTGTGAAATAcacaaaaaaggctttttttactGCAAAGCCTCTATTTCTGAA
Proteins encoded in this region:
- the LOC125326641 gene encoding cuticle collagen dpy-13-like, whose product is MQPEGTTYELDGQQRIPKFEKKKPRRLELDKLLDRPNLMTIQKRYIGSRTFCATFSKPYNIIIQEQSTERILSCRTGQRSHEPHTHTPRLGAAGSGQGASAAANAAASPWRADNAPCPVRGARPAQPAAAARFPRRPGPASEPTARSWPPCPTAPARPRRHHGKGTWKGQRTARGAGEGSSPRARGEVTRPGSSSPAGRHLRGPGSPDERFAFGQRRSGAASLRPTRRNRAGGGAQSAPASATAAILAATPPGARGAVLGGGIQTDTHRYLVTSARPGPSALRAPRPTQAAGRLRIPRATAGALGERAGCEETPTPSVHCARDGWRPRGRRQCLLGVVVFPTGPRPAPPRPMRDWGASAAVLRTVGNRGAYFSYKIKYENSDELCKCFCLVGRRVKSRRNPKRGQGSDLALVWSSIDYSVPVGLWRVLLLDLWHGVYASRFFVLSFGRKNITRGFGV